The genome window AAGAAAGTCTCCTTCCCCATCGACCCCTTCGCGAAGCGGTGTCTCGTGCAGGGGGTGGATGAACTCGGGTACCTCCTGGCGCACCGGCCCGCGATCGAAGCCTACGAGGCGGCCCGCGCCGCGGCGGGGCCGGCGGGACGGTGAGGCTCGCGGCGGCGCTTCTGGCGCTCCTCGGAGGCGTCGGCGCGCAGGAGGAGCCCGCCGACGTCGTCCTGCGCGGCGCGGTCCTCTACGACGGCACGGGCCGCGAAGGGGCCGCCGGGGATCTGGCGATCCGGGGCGACACCCTGATCGCCGTCGGGACCTGGACGGGTCCGGCCCGCCGCACGATCGACGCCCGCGGGCTCATCGCCGCCCCCGGATTCATCGACCTGCATTCGCATTCGGATTCCTCGATCCTGGCTCCCGCCACCCGCGACAACCTCAACTTCGCCCTGCAGGGAGTGACCACGATCGTCACGGGCAACTGCGGCGGCGGAAACGTGGACGTCGCCCGGATGTTCGAGACGATCGACCGCGAGGGGGCCGGGGCGAACGTCATCCATCTTCTGCCCCACGGCGCGATCCGCAGCCGCGTCTTCGGCGCCCGGAAGCGCCCGCCCACGCCGGAGGAACTCGAACGGATGAAGGCGCTCGTCGAGAAAGGCCTCGAGGAGGGCGCCTGGGGGCTCTCGACGGGACTCATCTACGTGCCCGGCACGTACGCGGAGACGGACGAGATCGTGGAGCTCGCGCGGATCGTGGCGCGCCGCGGGGGGATCTACGCCAGCCACATCCGCGACGAGGCGGGCCGCGGGCTCGACGCGGTGGCGGAGGCGATCGAGATCGGGGCGCGTTCCGGGTGTCCCGTCCATATCTCGCACCTCAAGTGCGCCACGCGCGAGGCGTGGGGCAAGATGGCCGAGGTGTGCGCCCGGATCGAGGAGGCCCGCGCCCGGGGGCGGCGCGTGACGGCCGACCAGTATCCCTACACGGCCTCCTCGACGCGCCTGTCCGCCTACACGGTTCCGTCCTGGGCGCTGGAGGGAGGCGGGCTCGCCGAGCGCCTGGCCGATCCGGAGGAGGGCGCCCGCCTGCGGCGCGAGATCGCCGCGGCCCTCGAACGCCGGGACAGCCCCGACCGCCTCCGGATCGCCGCCTTCGCCCCCCGTCCCGCCTACAACGGAAAGTCCATCGCGCAGATCGCCCAGGAGGAGGGGCGCGACCCCGTGGAGGTCGTGGTCGAGATCCTCCGGCGGGGGGACGCCCAGGCGATCTCCTTTTCGATGCGCGAGGAGGACATGCTCCTGGCGATGAAGAAGGACTACGTGGCGACCGCCAGCGACGGCGGCGCGCGGCGCCCGTCCGCCGAGCGCCCGCACCCGCGCAATTACGGCACCTTCCCGCGCAAGATCGGCCGCTAC of Planctomycetota bacterium contains these proteins:
- a CDS encoding D-aminoacylase produces the protein MRLAAALLALLGGVGAQEEPADVVLRGAVLYDGTGREGAAGDLAIRGDTLIAVGTWTGPARRTIDARGLIAAPGFIDLHSHSDSSILAPATRDNLNFALQGVTTIVTGNCGGGNVDVARMFETIDREGAGANVIHLLPHGAIRSRVFGARKRPPTPEELERMKALVEKGLEEGAWGLSTGLIYVPGTYAETDEIVELARIVARRGGIYASHIRDEAGRGLDAVAEAIEIGARSGCPVHISHLKCATREAWGKMAEVCARIEEARARGRRVTADQYPYTASSTRLSAYTVPSWALEGGGLAERLADPEEGARLRREIAAALERRDSPDRLRIAAFAPRPAYNGKSIAQIAQEEGRDPVEVVVEILRRGDAQAISFSMREEDMLLAMKKDYVATASDGGARRPSAERPHPRNYGTFPRKIGRYAIEKGEIPLSFAIRSATGLPAEILGLQDRGLLRAGFKADVVLFDPAEFRDRATFEEPDRYATGVRWLFVNGAAVIEDGRPTGALPGRALRRNR